A portion of the Saccharospirillaceae bacterium genome contains these proteins:
- a CDS encoding phage major capsid protein: protein MPNELSPIQKVLASERGLPEQEMAATIEHVDEENRQVTFSFSSEYEVQRWYGIEVLDHSDGAVRLDRINNGGAFLMDHNRRDQRGAVVKAEIKDRRGICTVKLSRHDRAEELWQDILDGTRTQVSLHYMIHEMVLEKREGDLEYYRVTDWEPTEISSVSIAADPSVGMGRSQDAGRKPQTLNPVIIKGVRAMPDEKVEVEAPEASEKKPAAAARSGGTPAAKTTVKPAEKPIDHAREIAAIGNEYGQPELAMRAIAEGKTVDQFKDDLLQQHQERSSSGDTKSTVVGLGDLGLSDKERSQYSVLGAIRGLLNPKLAGFEREISEELADKTGSDARGILVPYDVMGFGLRQQEVATAAKGGDLVSQELHFDKFIEALRQGTVLGSLGAKVLTGLVGNVDIPKQTGKATFAWVGEDGDSSDSDVDFGLVSLSPETVTASVPLTRRVMQQTGGSMEMLVRQDLMAGVYEALDTRLLTDILATAGIGAVPFGAPGAPTWAEVVGLETEVAEANALRNSPAYLMRPALKGKLKTSAKAANTAEFIWANNEVNGYRGADITSMVANKILFGDFSQAMIGLWGALDLTVDKSTKAKSGGTVLRLFQDADTAVRHAGAFALGQ, encoded by the coding sequence ATGCCAAATGAGTTAAGCCCGATTCAAAAAGTGCTCGCGTCAGAGCGTGGTCTGCCTGAGCAAGAAATGGCAGCAACTATTGAGCATGTTGATGAAGAAAATCGACAGGTTACGTTTTCATTTAGCTCTGAGTATGAAGTGCAGCGTTGGTATGGCATTGAGGTTCTTGATCACTCAGACGGGGCGGTTCGCCTGGATCGTATCAATAACGGTGGTGCATTTTTGATGGATCACAACCGTCGCGATCAGCGTGGGGCGGTTGTGAAGGCGGAAATTAAAGATCGCCGTGGAATTTGCACTGTAAAGCTTAGTCGTCACGACCGGGCTGAAGAGTTGTGGCAAGACATTCTCGACGGAACACGCACGCAGGTTTCTCTGCATTACATGATTCACGAAATGGTTCTCGAAAAGCGTGAGGGTGACCTGGAGTACTACCGGGTTACTGACTGGGAGCCAACTGAAATTTCTTCTGTATCTATTGCGGCTGACCCTTCTGTTGGTATGGGGCGTTCTCAGGATGCGGGCAGAAAACCACAAACTTTAAACCCTGTAATTATCAAAGGAGTTCGAGCTATGCCGGACGAAAAAGTAGAAGTGGAAGCACCTGAAGCTTCCGAAAAGAAACCAGCTGCTGCGGCTCGCTCCGGTGGTACGCCCGCGGCAAAAACCACGGTGAAGCCAGCTGAAAAGCCGATTGATCATGCGCGTGAAATTGCAGCGATTGGTAACGAATACGGTCAGCCTGAGCTGGCTATGCGTGCTATCGCAGAAGGTAAAACGGTCGATCAATTTAAAGATGATCTGCTGCAGCAGCATCAAGAACGTTCGTCTTCTGGTGATACAAAAAGCACAGTTGTCGGTTTGGGTGATCTGGGCCTGTCAGATAAAGAGCGTTCTCAATACAGTGTATTAGGTGCTATTCGTGGTTTATTGAATCCCAAGTTGGCTGGTTTTGAGCGTGAAATCTCGGAAGAACTTGCAGACAAAACAGGCAGTGATGCTCGCGGTATTTTGGTGCCTTACGATGTGATGGGATTTGGCTTGCGTCAACAGGAAGTCGCTACTGCTGCAAAGGGTGGTGACCTCGTTTCTCAGGAATTGCACTTCGATAAATTCATTGAGGCTTTGCGTCAGGGCACTGTGCTTGGATCTTTGGGGGCGAAGGTATTGACGGGTCTGGTGGGTAACGTCGATATCCCTAAACAAACCGGTAAAGCCACCTTTGCCTGGGTTGGTGAGGATGGTGATTCCAGTGACTCAGATGTTGATTTTGGTCTGGTTTCTCTGTCGCCTGAGACAGTCACTGCATCTGTTCCATTGACTCGCCGCGTGATGCAGCAAACTGGTGGGTCGATGGAAATGCTGGTTCGTCAGGATTTGATGGCGGGCGTTTACGAAGCGCTGGATACGCGCTTGCTGACTGATATTTTGGCAACAGCGGGTATCGGCGCTGTGCCGTTTGGGGCGCCGGGCGCGCCAACCTGGGCCGAAGTGGTTGGACTTGAGACGGAGGTTGCTGAGGCTAATGCTTTGCGCAATTCACCGGCTTACCTGATGCGCCCAGCGCTAAAAGGTAAATTAAAAACCTCAGCGAAAGCTGCGAACACTGCTGAATTTATTTGGGCAAATAACGAAGTGAACGGTTATCGCGGTGCCGACATCACATCGATGGTTGCCAACAAAATTCTGTTTGGTGATTTCAGTCAGGCCATGATTGGCCTGTGGGGTGCGCTCGATCTGACGGTTGATAAATCAACCAAGGCGAAATCTGGTGGCACAGTACTGCGTCTGTTCCAGGATGCAGATACAGCGGTTCGTCATGCGGGGGCGTTTGCTCTGGGTCAGTAA
- a CDS encoding phage tail protein, producing the protein MTTSSKNDQMLKLVEKRLKKYALKDVPAAQRTAINKTLAKAKTRVVRGVAKESKIRPSAIKKRAVISRATPKKSASIGFYRRAVSAIALGARQTRRGVRAGSRFYDHAFIQKVGSKGRQHVLRRKGRARYPLEAPKVIIREPVNTITPKVVRRVMKSDFQRLYQHELKRRAGR; encoded by the coding sequence ATGACTACCTCATCAAAAAACGACCAGATGCTAAAACTGGTTGAAAAGCGGCTCAAAAAATACGCTTTAAAGGATGTACCCGCAGCGCAAAGGACTGCCATTAACAAAACATTAGCCAAGGCGAAAACACGTGTTGTTCGTGGTGTGGCGAAAGAAAGCAAAATCAGGCCGTCGGCCATTAAGAAGCGGGCGGTGATTAGCAGGGCGACTCCTAAGAAGTCGGCATCGATTGGATTTTATCGTCGTGCTGTTTCTGCCATTGCATTGGGTGCGCGGCAAACCCGGCGCGGCGTTCGTGCTGGTAGTCGTTTTTATGATCACGCATTTATTCAAAAAGTTGGTTCTAAAGGTCGTCAGCATGTGCTGAGGCGCAAAGGACGGGCGCGGTATCCATTGGAAGCGCCGAAGGTAATTATCAGAGAGCCGGTTAATACCATTACACCGAAAGTTGTTAGGCGAGTCATGAAGTCCGATTTTCAACGGCTCTATCAACACGAATTAAAACGGAGGGCTGGCCGGTGA
- a CDS encoding DUF1833 domain-containing protein codes for MSHTINVICASAPIDETELLTLKLDCSLWTQPKRWVQGWAQDGGSGSVELGESGIMHEYEPAAVNMQLPSRTEQGSQDLKFSIQTLDGSGISVIRDVVNAIASNADKRVTATVSRYMSSNLSAPVESFRMTAKSATGSVEKGITVGCAFHDLTNKAFPAGENSRYTADNAPGLIWI; via the coding sequence ATGTCCCACACAATCAACGTTATATGCGCCTCTGCTCCCATTGACGAAACCGAATTGCTGACCCTGAAACTGGACTGCTCGCTATGGACTCAGCCTAAGCGCTGGGTTCAGGGTTGGGCGCAGGATGGTGGCTCTGGTTCTGTCGAGCTGGGTGAGTCTGGCATCATGCATGAGTACGAACCGGCGGCTGTAAATATGCAGCTGCCGAGCCGCACTGAGCAGGGTAGTCAGGATCTGAAATTTAGCATTCAGACTTTGGATGGTTCGGGTATTTCTGTGATACGTGATGTTGTAAATGCGATTGCGTCGAATGCAGACAAGAGGGTAACAGCAACGGTATCCCGGTATATGAGCAGTAACCTTTCTGCGCCAGTCGAAAGCTTTCGGATGACGGCGAAATCTGCAACCGGCTCTGTCGAAAAAGGCATCACCGTTGGGTGTGCGTTTCACGATCTGACCAATAAGGCATTTCCAGCCGGGGAAAATTCCCGATACACCGCAGACAATGCGCCTGGGCTTATCTGGATCTGA
- a CDS encoding phage portal protein, translating into MGIWDIFRGSRTETPIADSAASVARHPNHKQHVRFAAAKQKQHSLGRFSGGSMSADAELQRDLVRLREASRVSGGDVGYVRRYFNMVQTHVVGENGLRLQSLVRDRDGKIDRDASRMIEQEFAEWGDRDTCEVGGKLSWVAAQELTAKTTAQDGDMLIRYHVDKSNPYGFCTELIESDYLDVSLNQQLRNGNRIVMGVELNQRRQPVAYHLLTNHPGDNTWSCGGRRYDRVLADEIGLTFPMWRPGQTRGVPWAHASLLELYQINGMREAQLAGAKIGAANMFFYERDPEQEVSDDFDEEGEFVQELEAGQSSVVPEGYKVNSTNYTQPAATGFQKDALRGSASGLDVNYNVLGNDYEGVSFSSLRQAVLEDREAWKRKQRWLIEDFGSPVFKRWLKMALLKNKLRGLSPADLAPLSKHKFMGRRWPWVDPLKDEQAAGEAMKNMTTSPLHILRDKGLDIDDVKNGWEEYFDAMGDVIERKQQLMPDKPVEKAKPDKAEQE; encoded by the coding sequence ATGGGAATTTGGGATATTTTCAGGGGGAGTCGTACGGAGACTCCTATTGCTGACTCTGCGGCGTCAGTAGCGAGGCATCCAAACCACAAGCAGCACGTCCGTTTTGCAGCTGCAAAGCAAAAGCAGCACAGCCTTGGGCGCTTTAGTGGTGGCTCTATGAGTGCTGATGCTGAGCTGCAGCGCGACCTAGTGCGTCTGCGTGAGGCGAGCCGTGTTTCTGGTGGTGATGTTGGTTATGTGCGTCGCTATTTCAATATGGTTCAAACGCATGTCGTCGGTGAAAACGGTCTGCGTTTGCAGTCATTGGTTCGGGATCGTGATGGCAAAATTGACCGCGATGCGAGCCGGATGATTGAGCAGGAGTTTGCTGAATGGGGTGATCGGGATACTTGCGAAGTTGGCGGTAAACTTTCTTGGGTTGCGGCGCAGGAGCTGACTGCAAAAACAACAGCCCAAGACGGCGATATGCTTATTCGCTATCACGTTGATAAGTCGAATCCGTATGGCTTTTGTACTGAGCTGATTGAGTCTGATTATCTCGATGTTTCCCTAAATCAGCAGTTGAGAAATGGCAATCGCATTGTGATGGGGGTTGAATTGAATCAGCGCCGTCAGCCGGTTGCGTACCACCTGCTGACGAATCACCCCGGCGATAACACTTGGTCTTGCGGTGGTCGGCGTTACGACCGTGTTCTTGCTGACGAGATTGGGCTGACGTTCCCTATGTGGCGACCGGGGCAGACTCGGGGGGTGCCGTGGGCGCATGCGTCGTTGTTGGAGTTATATCAGATCAACGGCATGCGCGAAGCGCAGCTGGCAGGCGCTAAAATCGGTGCCGCCAATATGTTCTTTTACGAGCGAGACCCAGAGCAAGAAGTATCTGATGATTTCGACGAAGAAGGTGAGTTCGTTCAGGAGTTGGAGGCTGGTCAGTCGTCAGTGGTGCCGGAAGGCTACAAAGTAAATTCTACTAATTACACCCAGCCAGCAGCGACTGGCTTTCAGAAGGATGCGCTTCGCGGTTCTGCTTCGGGTCTCGATGTTAACTACAACGTGCTGGGTAATGATTATGAAGGTGTTTCGTTTTCCAGTTTGCGACAGGCGGTTTTGGAAGATAGAGAGGCTTGGAAGCGCAAGCAGCGTTGGTTGATAGAGGACTTTGGTTCGCCAGTGTTTAAGCGCTGGCTGAAGATGGCGCTACTGAAAAATAAATTGCGTGGCTTGAGTCCTGCAGATTTAGCTCCGCTCAGTAAGCATAAATTCATGGGGCGTCGCTGGCCGTGGGTCGATCCACTGAAGGATGAGCAGGCGGCAGGTGAAGCGATGAAAAATATGACGACTTCACCACTTCATATCCTGCGTGATAAGGGGCTGGATATCGATGATGTTAAAAACGGCTGGGAAGAGTATTTCGATGCAATGGGAGACGTTATTGAGCGTAAGCAGCAACTGATGCCAGACAAGCCAGTCGAAAAAGCTAAGCCAGATAAAGCTGAGCAAGAATAA
- a CDS encoding helix-turn-helix transcriptional regulator, translated as MSTESLRQRFGRNTAKFRNLSGITQERLAELVDVSVITISNIERGTQGPRFDLIESIAKSLSIDPSELFTP; from the coding sequence ATGAGTACAGAATCACTCCGGCAACGCTTTGGCCGCAATACTGCAAAATTCAGAAACCTTTCAGGTATCACGCAGGAGCGGCTCGCAGAGTTGGTCGATGTTTCTGTAATCACGATCTCAAACATCGAACGAGGCACACAAGGTCCTCGTTTCGATCTTATCGAGTCCATCGCTAAATCACTTTCTATCGATCCGTCAGAGCTGTTTACACCCTGA
- a CDS encoding phage tail length tape measure family protein gives MSTKMDKYVISIEGENQKLALAATQSVGQLTQVRKAANDTHGGINKLAQGVRHASTNVAAFQGPLGGVSGRLGSLATLLTSVNPLMVALGLGVSGVTLILTGAVKAFDELNIRNAKTEALLKATGNASGLTADQLDKMARSVALNTLASVEGVKDAQNVLLTFKSVSGDVFEDAITLSQDMAAVMGGDAKSSALQLGKALESPSKGLSALSRSGVSFSESQKQFIKDMEDAGRVADAQRFILETLSDQIAGAGSSEANGSVAGSLDTLGQRWQRTMQILGETPAGVVVDFFNGMANGLKRVNEWLETTDQERFNDLLAERVKLEAQLATIKSVDEAYGREDSRRAQNKQTEIDAINAEMATIQEARKKELAAETEAANAAEEYKKNKADEAAVAKAEREAKELAKTQDKHAKELAAMDLQFAAEDEKLNIQLDQRLAKIDAWQLSEQEVKARGFESMAELQAEYRDMAYEEFDAGLMAIEVREAESQRKRTKEAEEETKKRLAAEKRAQQLAYSSLQSSTGQFTSLLESAGKKNTGIYKAAFMAQKAAAIPSMITSTEEGAAKALALGPVAGPIASGAIRAMGYAGVGIVAGQTIAGAFEQGGIIPGNSYTGDNLLAMVNSREMVLNVGQQKQLFDIANGKGAGGGVGVVVNVIEDASRAGTQSRSADDQGQEIISVFVANVRSGGDAAMALESIYGMERAGTI, from the coding sequence ATGTCTACCAAAATGGATAAATACGTTATCTCTATTGAGGGGGAAAACCAGAAACTGGCGTTGGCTGCGACTCAATCGGTTGGACAGTTAACTCAGGTTAGAAAAGCCGCCAATGATACCCATGGCGGTATTAATAAGTTGGCTCAGGGGGTTCGACATGCATCGACAAACGTTGCTGCATTTCAGGGACCTTTGGGTGGTGTTTCTGGTCGGTTGGGCTCGTTAGCAACGCTGCTGACCAGTGTTAATCCGCTAATGGTCGCTTTGGGTCTTGGGGTTTCTGGCGTCACTCTTATCTTGACTGGTGCTGTAAAGGCATTTGATGAGCTGAATATACGCAACGCAAAAACAGAGGCTTTGCTCAAGGCAACAGGTAATGCTTCAGGTTTAACGGCGGATCAGCTGGATAAGATGGCTCGCTCAGTCGCATTAAATACGCTGGCTAGTGTCGAGGGGGTAAAAGATGCCCAGAACGTTCTGCTGACGTTTAAGTCTGTGTCCGGTGATGTTTTTGAAGATGCGATTACGCTGTCTCAGGATATGGCGGCGGTCATGGGTGGCGATGCTAAATCGTCTGCTTTACAGCTTGGTAAGGCACTCGAAAGCCCAAGCAAGGGGCTTTCTGCATTGTCTCGCTCTGGCGTTTCTTTTTCAGAATCGCAGAAGCAATTTATCAAAGATATGGAAGATGCGGGGCGTGTTGCTGATGCCCAGCGTTTTATTCTGGAAACGTTGTCAGACCAAATAGCCGGTGCTGGTTCTTCTGAAGCTAACGGTTCCGTGGCTGGGTCATTGGATACGCTCGGACAGCGCTGGCAGCGCACGATGCAGATCTTGGGGGAGACGCCCGCAGGTGTCGTCGTTGATTTTTTTAACGGCATGGCTAATGGATTAAAGCGGGTTAATGAGTGGCTTGAGACCACTGACCAAGAGCGTTTCAACGATTTGTTGGCAGAGCGGGTAAAACTTGAAGCTCAGCTGGCAACGATTAAATCGGTTGATGAGGCATATGGCCGCGAAGATAGTCGCCGTGCGCAGAATAAGCAGACAGAAATCGATGCCATTAATGCAGAGATGGCAACGATTCAGGAGGCTCGCAAGAAGGAGCTAGCTGCAGAGACAGAAGCGGCTAATGCAGCAGAAGAGTACAAAAAGAATAAGGCTGATGAGGCTGCAGTAGCAAAAGCTGAGCGTGAGGCCAAAGAGCTGGCCAAAACGCAGGACAAGCACGCGAAAGAACTTGCTGCCATGGATCTGCAATTTGCTGCCGAAGATGAAAAGCTGAATATCCAACTGGATCAGCGCCTGGCCAAAATCGATGCTTGGCAACTCAGTGAGCAAGAAGTGAAAGCGCGTGGTTTTGAAAGTATGGCTGAGCTTCAGGCCGAGTACCGCGACATGGCTTATGAGGAATTTGATGCGGGCCTCATGGCTATCGAAGTACGTGAAGCAGAAAGCCAACGCAAGCGAACAAAAGAAGCTGAAGAAGAGACGAAAAAACGGCTGGCTGCTGAAAAGCGTGCTCAACAACTTGCGTACTCTTCATTGCAATCTTCCACCGGGCAATTTACCAGCCTTTTAGAAAGTGCCGGTAAGAAAAACACCGGTATCTACAAAGCGGCTTTTATGGCTCAGAAGGCCGCAGCAATTCCATCAATGATTACGTCCACAGAAGAAGGGGCAGCTAAAGCTCTTGCGCTTGGCCCTGTAGCGGGTCCTATAGCCAGTGGAGCTATCCGGGCAATGGGTTATGCGGGTGTTGGTATTGTTGCCGGACAGACGATAGCCGGTGCATTCGAGCAAGGCGGCATTATCCCCGGTAACAGCTATACCGGCGACAACCTGTTGGCCATGGTTAATAGCCGCGAAATGGTGTTGAACGTAGGCCAACAGAAACAGCTGTTTGATATTGCTAATGGCAAAGGAGCTGGCGGTGGTGTCGGTGTTGTTGTGAATGTTATCGAAGATGCCAGTCGCGCCGGTACCCAATCGCGCAGTGCAGATGATCAGGGGCAGGAAATTATTTCCGTATTTGTCGCCAATGTTCGCAGTGGTGGTGATGCGGCTATGGCGCTCGAATCCATCTACGGCATGGAAAGGGCGGGGACCATATGA
- a CDS encoding helix-turn-helix domain-containing protein, with protein MDQLEFAGMIGTSRATISRVENDQTTLRSDHIARLEEEIGMPVHQALLLASIPKADWTGEYLKLDEKKRAAVDEIITATISAIKTIN; from the coding sequence ATGGATCAGTTGGAGTTTGCAGGCATGATTGGAACGTCGCGAGCAACAATAAGCAGAGTAGAAAATGATCAGACAACATTGCGTTCTGACCATATCGCTCGTCTGGAGGAAGAGATAGGAATGCCAGTGCATCAAGCGTTACTGCTTGCGAGCATTCCAAAAGCAGACTGGACAGGCGAATATCTAAAACTAGATGAAAAGAAGCGGGCCGCAGTTGATGAGATCATCACCGCGACCATTAGTGCGATCAAGACGATAAACTAA
- a CDS encoding phage tail protein, producing the protein MALPIAASNTANCAVIRVFKDKTQAAHERIEVAPATTLISYIKSHCDQFQDEHKKLFSANLNGQPLQWEEQWDIPLNAGDVLDLFNEPKEAITATMLVISVISAMYAYRAAQNIPDTYNSTAPAGSSIYDVNVQANKSRLMGVVPLLLGRHKIIPDYLNQPRREWKNHQQELNLMLCVARNKVEVEEDKILIGDTPVNRLSDFVDYRIFQPGENVTGHPAHRSEYQVKEVGGSDGRSGLELLGPDFDLNRWAGHIYVIGSKRLQLRDLYNGTVKFFSDYPGNHVGKIIEIYDFPSVADPLFSAFYKVTAQNDSADEHWIEVERCDISGNVVPGWAGWPEADHYNWVSQKYRVLHQSYGAWLGFFSATPSEQGTTQTRLDFSFPQGLTILSGGGGTDSHDVKVMIEYRNNPDAPIKTEVHTFSDSTLDQRAYTLTYHFPEGSQPEFRVRRLTQSEISIGHKDECDWAGLRSELPTAASYPWTTMAVTIRGDNRLGSAAESKFSVIGTGCIPNLQRDGAGNFSWSQELPTRNPADIAAYAVKQSGHGDDALALGEFWRLREIFKQRNDTFDAVIDNETTLWKTLERVLKVGFSEPTIDFGQVVPVRDEPKTVFKHQFQVDNITSDFSFDASMFDEDEQDGYEVEYYDSITWKPKTIVCQLPGVAGDNLKKVRLFGVTDRTKAYQLGMRMVAVDKYRRIQWKFGTEMDGFNCRKLDYCALGVDTPELSQVGRVVAVDGRLLELSEPVQWGDGVHHILVRRPDGSGQSLIATPGPSEYFVNISEPLDFKPVLNGSMEPPYFQFGESERMTIPAKLRTMKPKGMHEASLVAAEDRPEVYQFDDAVPLGG; encoded by the coding sequence ATGGCCTTACCAATAGCCGCATCGAATACCGCCAATTGCGCGGTAATCCGGGTCTTTAAAGACAAAACCCAGGCAGCGCACGAGCGCATTGAAGTGGCACCGGCAACCACGCTGATATCTTATATTAAGAGCCACTGCGATCAGTTTCAGGATGAACACAAAAAGCTGTTCAGCGCGAACCTGAATGGCCAGCCTTTGCAGTGGGAGGAACAGTGGGATATTCCGCTCAATGCCGGTGATGTTCTCGATCTGTTCAATGAGCCGAAAGAGGCAATCACGGCGACGATGCTGGTTATCAGTGTTATATCGGCTATGTATGCATACAGGGCTGCGCAAAATATACCTGATACTTACAACAGCACGGCACCTGCTGGTTCTTCAATTTATGACGTAAACGTTCAGGCAAACAAATCACGCCTCATGGGGGTGGTTCCTCTGTTGCTGGGTCGTCATAAAATCATCCCTGATTACCTGAATCAGCCACGGCGCGAGTGGAAGAATCACCAACAGGAACTGAATTTGATGTTGTGCGTTGCGCGCAATAAGGTTGAGGTCGAAGAAGATAAAATTCTGATCGGGGATACGCCGGTCAATCGGCTGTCTGATTTTGTTGATTATAGAATTTTTCAGCCTGGCGAAAATGTGACCGGTCACCCGGCGCACCGCTCTGAGTATCAGGTAAAAGAGGTCGGTGGTTCTGATGGCCGGTCGGGGCTGGAGTTGCTTGGGCCTGATTTTGATCTAAATCGTTGGGCGGGTCATATTTATGTAATTGGCAGCAAACGCCTGCAGTTGCGCGACTTGTATAACGGCACTGTGAAGTTTTTCAGCGATTACCCAGGCAATCATGTTGGAAAAATCATTGAAATTTATGATTTTCCTTCAGTAGCTGATCCTCTGTTTTCTGCATTCTATAAGGTTACTGCTCAAAATGATTCGGCAGATGAGCATTGGATCGAAGTCGAACGTTGTGATATTTCAGGGAATGTTGTGCCCGGTTGGGCAGGTTGGCCAGAGGCTGATCACTATAATTGGGTTTCTCAAAAGTATCGGGTGCTGCATCAAAGTTATGGTGCATGGCTTGGGTTCTTTTCAGCAACACCCAGCGAGCAAGGAACCACACAAACGCGGCTGGACTTTAGCTTTCCGCAAGGTTTGACCATTCTGAGCGGTGGCGGTGGCACAGACAGTCATGACGTTAAGGTCATGATTGAGTATCGCAATAACCCCGATGCCCCGATTAAAACGGAGGTTCACACTTTTTCCGATTCAACTCTGGATCAGAGGGCGTATACGCTGACCTATCATTTCCCGGAAGGCTCACAGCCAGAGTTTCGAGTTCGTCGTCTTACTCAGTCAGAAATCAGTATTGGTCACAAGGATGAATGCGACTGGGCTGGCTTGCGCTCAGAATTGCCCACGGCTGCCAGTTACCCATGGACGACGATGGCGGTTACCATTCGTGGCGATAACCGTTTAGGGTCTGCGGCTGAGAGTAAATTCAGCGTGATAGGCACCGGTTGCATACCCAATCTACAGAGGGATGGGGCGGGCAATTTCAGCTGGTCTCAAGAATTACCAACACGGAATCCGGCAGATATTGCAGCCTACGCGGTTAAGCAGTCCGGTCATGGTGATGATGCCCTGGCACTGGGAGAATTCTGGCGTTTGCGTGAGATATTCAAACAGCGGAACGATACCTTTGATGCTGTGATCGACAATGAAACCACGCTATGGAAAACGCTTGAGCGGGTGTTGAAGGTTGGTTTTTCTGAGCCGACCATCGATTTTGGCCAAGTGGTGCCAGTGCGCGATGAGCCAAAGACCGTTTTTAAGCATCAGTTTCAGGTCGACAATATCACCAGTGATTTCAGCTTTGATGCCAGTATGTTCGACGAAGATGAGCAGGATGGCTACGAGGTGGAATACTATGACAGCATTACCTGGAAGCCTAAAACCATTGTCTGTCAGTTGCCCGGTGTTGCCGGTGACAACCTGAAAAAGGTTCGGCTGTTCGGAGTGACTGACCGGACGAAAGCCTATCAGCTGGGGATGCGTATGGTGGCGGTCGATAAGTACCGCCGTATTCAATGGAAGTTCGGGACGGAAATGGACGGGTTCAACTGTCGCAAGCTCGATTACTGCGCGCTGGGTGTGGACACGCCTGAGCTTTCGCAAGTCGGGCGAGTTGTCGCGGTCGATGGTCGATTGCTTGAGTTGAGCGAGCCGGTGCAGTGGGGTGATGGTGTTCATCACATACTTGTTCGCCGTCCTGATGGTTCGGGCCAGTCTCTGATCGCAACGCCGGGACCAAGTGAATACTTCGTAAATATATCTGAGCCATTAGATTTTAAGCCGGTTCTGAATGGGTCGATGGAGCCGCCTTACTTCCAGTTTGGCGAATCAGAGCGAATGACAATACCTGCGAAACTGCGAACGATGAAGCCGAAGGGTATGCATGAAGCCTCGCTGGTTGCTGCAGAAGACAGGCCGGAGGTGTATCAGTTTGATGATGCAGTGCCGCTGGGCGGTTAG